A DNA window from Hevea brasiliensis isolate MT/VB/25A 57/8 chromosome 2, ASM3005281v1, whole genome shotgun sequence contains the following coding sequences:
- the LOC110645929 gene encoding outer envelope pore protein 37, chloroplastic isoform X2, translating into MAESPPTVSLPPHPNHMVPPIPSADPPHPLLRSLQSPPPPTPPPPPPPPTSGPIFFKRPSVRVTSEFDSDSSLFLHKVSCKLFDSLAKLKVSFRNNNKGEVSEPQIAFTSKLLSIHYDLADQNALIKGSFDVGPTLQFKAAHDVKAKEGEVSMVAKLADPGYALELSTPVPTIGLPRATFKFPLGEVSLEEREDEEVKRSLSVGGIVKGQMLNGLCTAQFNDEDLKLRYAYKDAELSFIPSISLPSNAVAFAFKRQISPNNKLRFKYVFGVLWKSSFLAFATGTTLIPTPGVLCTSTHMVRITNLKPVMIQRCALVGHRFGLEMKVGRQRLPQ; encoded by the exons ATGGCTGAATCACCCCCAACAGTATCTCTTCCACCTCATCCTAATCACATGGTCCCACCCATCCCATCTGCAGATCCACCTCACCCATTGTTACGCTCTCTCCAATCTCCGCCACCGCCAACTCCTCCGCCACCTCCTCCACCACCGACTTCAGGTCCCATTTTCTTCAAGAGACCCTCTGTTAGGGTGACCTCTGAGTTTGACAGTGATAGCTCCTTATTTCTCCATAAGGTGTCATGTAAGTTATTTGATAGCTTGGCTAAACTCAAGGTCTCTTTCCGGAACAATAATAAAGGAGAGGTGTCTGAGCCCCAAATTGCCTTCACTTCGAAACTCCTATCTATTCACTATGATCTTGCTGACCAAAATGCTCTTATAAAAGGCTCCTTTGATGTGGGTCCCACCTTGCAATTCAAGGCTGCCCATGATGTCAAG GCTAAAGAAGGAGAGGTGTCAATGGTTGCAAAGCTTGCTGATCCTGGCTATGCACTTGAGCTGTCAACACCTGTTCCAACAATTGGTTTA CCAAGAGCAACCTTCAAATTCCCCCTCGGTGAAGTTTCACTTGAGGAGAGAGAAGATGAGGAAGTGAAGAGATCATTGTCAGTAGGTGGAATTGTCAAAGGCCAGATGCTGAATGGACTATGCACCGCACAATTCAATGATGAAGATTTGAAACTAAGATATGCCTATAAG GATGCAGAACTTTCATTTATCCCTAGCATTTCTCTGCCTTCAAATGCTGTAGCGTTTGCATTCAAGCGTCAGATCAGTCCCAATAATAAGTTGA GATTCAAGTATGTGTTTGGAGTTTTGTGGAAGTCATCATTCCTTGCGTTTG CTACTGGTACAACTTTGATTCCAACACCTGGAGTGCTGTGTACAAGCACACATATGGTAAGGATTACAAATTTAAAGCCGGTTATGATTCAGAGGTGCGCCTTGGTTGGGCATCGCTTTGG GTTGGAGATGAAGGTGGGAAGGCAAAGACTGCCCCAATGA
- the LOC110645929 gene encoding outer envelope pore protein 37, chloroplastic isoform X3: MAESPPTVSLPPHPNHMVPPIPSADPPHPLLRSLQSPPPPTPPPPPPPPTSGPIFFKRPSVRVTSEFDSDSSLFLHKVSCKLFDSLAKLKVSFRNNNKGEVSEPQIAFTSKLLSIHYDLADQNALIKGSFDVGPTLQFKAAHDVKAKEGEVSMVAKLADPGYALELSTPVPTIGLPRATFKFPLGEVSLEEREDEEVKRSLSVGGIVKGQMLNGLCTAQFNDEDLKLRYAYKVVSSLHDTHSTGTTLIPTPGVLCTSTHMVRITNLKPVMIQRCALVGHRFGLEMKVGRQRLPQ; this comes from the exons ATGGCTGAATCACCCCCAACAGTATCTCTTCCACCTCATCCTAATCACATGGTCCCACCCATCCCATCTGCAGATCCACCTCACCCATTGTTACGCTCTCTCCAATCTCCGCCACCGCCAACTCCTCCGCCACCTCCTCCACCACCGACTTCAGGTCCCATTTTCTTCAAGAGACCCTCTGTTAGGGTGACCTCTGAGTTTGACAGTGATAGCTCCTTATTTCTCCATAAGGTGTCATGTAAGTTATTTGATAGCTTGGCTAAACTCAAGGTCTCTTTCCGGAACAATAATAAAGGAGAGGTGTCTGAGCCCCAAATTGCCTTCACTTCGAAACTCCTATCTATTCACTATGATCTTGCTGACCAAAATGCTCTTATAAAAGGCTCCTTTGATGTGGGTCCCACCTTGCAATTCAAGGCTGCCCATGATGTCAAG GCTAAAGAAGGAGAGGTGTCAATGGTTGCAAAGCTTGCTGATCCTGGCTATGCACTTGAGCTGTCAACACCTGTTCCAACAATTGGTTTA CCAAGAGCAACCTTCAAATTCCCCCTCGGTGAAGTTTCACTTGAGGAGAGAGAAGATGAGGAAGTGAAGAGATCATTGTCAGTAGGTGGAATTGTCAAAGGCCAGATGCTGAATGGACTATGCACCGCACAATTCAATGATGAAGATTTGAAACTAAGATATGCCTATAAGGTGGTTTCTTCTCTGCATGATACACAtt CTACTGGTACAACTTTGATTCCAACACCTGGAGTGCTGTGTACAAGCACACATATGGTAAGGATTACAAATTTAAAGCCGGTTATGATTCAGAGGTGCGCCTTGGTTGGGCATCGCTTTGG GTTGGAGATGAAGGTGGGAAGGCAAAGACTGCCCCAATGA
- the LOC110645929 gene encoding outer envelope pore protein 37, chloroplastic isoform X1 codes for MAESPPTVSLPPHPNHMVPPIPSADPPHPLLRSLQSPPPPTPPPPPPPPTSGPIFFKRPSVRVTSEFDSDSSLFLHKVSCKLFDSLAKLKVSFRNNNKGEVSEPQIAFTSKLLSIHYDLADQNALIKGSFDVGPTLQFKAAHDVKAKEGEVSMVAKLADPGYALELSTPVPTIGLPRATFKFPLGEVSLEEREDEEVKRSLSVGGIVKGQMLNGLCTAQFNDEDLKLRYAYKDAELSFIPSISLPSNAVAFAFKRQISPNNKLSYWYNFDSNTWSAVYKHTYGKDYKFKAGYDSEVRLGWASLWVGDEGGKAKTAPMKMKVQFMLQVPQDDIMSSALMFRVKKRWDIL; via the exons ATGGCTGAATCACCCCCAACAGTATCTCTTCCACCTCATCCTAATCACATGGTCCCACCCATCCCATCTGCAGATCCACCTCACCCATTGTTACGCTCTCTCCAATCTCCGCCACCGCCAACTCCTCCGCCACCTCCTCCACCACCGACTTCAGGTCCCATTTTCTTCAAGAGACCCTCTGTTAGGGTGACCTCTGAGTTTGACAGTGATAGCTCCTTATTTCTCCATAAGGTGTCATGTAAGTTATTTGATAGCTTGGCTAAACTCAAGGTCTCTTTCCGGAACAATAATAAAGGAGAGGTGTCTGAGCCCCAAATTGCCTTCACTTCGAAACTCCTATCTATTCACTATGATCTTGCTGACCAAAATGCTCTTATAAAAGGCTCCTTTGATGTGGGTCCCACCTTGCAATTCAAGGCTGCCCATGATGTCAAG GCTAAAGAAGGAGAGGTGTCAATGGTTGCAAAGCTTGCTGATCCTGGCTATGCACTTGAGCTGTCAACACCTGTTCCAACAATTGGTTTA CCAAGAGCAACCTTCAAATTCCCCCTCGGTGAAGTTTCACTTGAGGAGAGAGAAGATGAGGAAGTGAAGAGATCATTGTCAGTAGGTGGAATTGTCAAAGGCCAGATGCTGAATGGACTATGCACCGCACAATTCAATGATGAAGATTTGAAACTAAGATATGCCTATAAG GATGCAGAACTTTCATTTATCCCTAGCATTTCTCTGCCTTCAAATGCTGTAGCGTTTGCATTCAAGCGTCAGATCAGTCCCAATAATAAGTTGAG CTACTGGTACAACTTTGATTCCAACACCTGGAGTGCTGTGTACAAGCACACATATGGTAAGGATTACAAATTTAAAGCCGGTTATGATTCAGAGGTGCGCCTTGGTTGGGCATCGCTTTGG GTTGGAGATGAAGGTGGGAAGGCAAAGACTGCCCCAATGAAGATGAAAGTCCAATTTATGCTTCAAGTGCCGCAAGATGACATCATGTCCTCAGCGTTAATGTTCCGTGTTAAAAAAAGGTGGGATATACTGTAG